In a genomic window of Quercus lobata isolate SW786 chromosome 4, ValleyOak3.0 Primary Assembly, whole genome shotgun sequence:
- the LOC115984306 gene encoding taurochenodeoxycholic 6 alpha-hydroxylase-like isoform X2 has translation MKSCEPVTPTTTFLAFLRYSSSSENCNSQELLRDFATRELNAFLWISLIAITALLLRKVAKLFKLWAQARKIPGPPCSSFYGHSNLISRENLTDVLLVSHKKYGSVVKLWLGPTQLLVSVKDPALIKEMLIKAEDKLPLTGRAFHLAFGPSSLFASSFDKVQRRRESLATELNGRLIERASVIPTKVVDCIMGRIHKLMDKGSIDCKMVSQHMAFTLLGATLFGDAFLVWSEATVYEELLMMIAKDACFWASYAVTPVWKKGFWRYQRLCTKLKCLTQDIVQQCRRNYKLFCHGDGNLHNETANMGMESVSATPSCSCVERPDNFFSNELNGHLSAREEPCGNIMGVMFHGCLTTAGLIGNLLERLVTHPEIQDKIYSEIITARKGLIKQDQQCVDKMPLLLATVYESARLLPSGPLLQRCSLKNDFNLKTGVTIPAGAVLVVPVQLVQMDDSSWGKDASEFNPYRFLSKSGNGSDLLLNTSPTGVAEELVSPCKSKFVLNDPNDNVAFLPFGSGTRACVGQKFVIQGVMALFASLLEQYEIRLQPGSQCDLNPSMNLGVFQPPLSPKIVFVGRNS, from the exons ATGAAATCATGCGAACCAGTAACTCCAACCACCACTTTCCTCGCCTTTCTACGctactcttcttcttctgagAATTGCAATTCTCAGGAATTGCTAAGAGACTTTGCCACCCGGGAACTCAATGCTTTTCTCTGGATTTCACTCATCGCCATCACTGCTCTCCTCCTCAGAAAAGTCGCTAAGCTCTTCAAGCTCTGGGCTCAGGCTAGGAAAATCCCTGGTCCTCCTTGCTCTTCCTTTTACGGCCACTCCAACCTCATTTCCCGCGAAAATCTCACCG ATGTTTTATTGGTTTCACACAAGAAGTATGGATCAGTTGTCAAGCTGTGGTTGGGTCCTACCCAACTTTTGGTGTCAGTAAAGGATCCAGCACTTATCAAAGAGATGCTTATAAAGGCTGAGGATAAATTGCCTTTGACAGGGAGGGCATTCCATTTGGCATTTGGACCATCAAGCCTCTTTGCTTCATCTTTTGACAAG GTACAAAGGAGAAGGGAATCATTGGCGACGGAATTAAATGGGAGATTGATTGAGAGAGCTTCTGTGATTCCAACAAAGGTTGTGGACTGTATCATGGGCAGAATACACAAACTCATGGATAAAGGCAGTATTGATTGTAAAATGGTTTCTCAACATATGGCATTTACCTTACTGGGAGCTACACTCTTTGGAGATGCATTCTTGGTTTGGTCTGAGGCAACTGTTTATGAGGAGCTCCTCATGATGATTGCTAAAGATGCTTGCTTTTGGGCCTCATATGCTGTTACTCCAGTCTGGAAAAAGGGATTTTGGAGGTATCAGCGTTTGTGCACAAAGTTGAAATGCTTAACTCAAGACATTGTCCAACAGTGCCGAAGGAATTACAAGCTCTTTTGTCATGGGGATGGAAACCTTCATAATGAAACTGCAAACATGGGAATGGAATCTGTATCTGCCACACCATCTTGTTCTTGTGTTGAGAGGCCAGAtaactttttttcaaatgaGCTCAATGGTCATCTTAGTGCAAGAGAAGAACCATGTGGAAACATCATGGGGGTGATGTTCCATGGATGCTTAACTACAGCAGGTCTGATTGGTAATTTATTGGAGAGGCTTGTTACACATCCGGAAATACAGGATaag atttaCTCAGAGATTATTACTGCTAGGAAAGGGTTAATAAAACAAGACCAACAATGTGTTGATAAGATGCCTTTATTGTTAGCAACTGTTTACGAATCTGCCCGTCTTCTGCCATCTGGGCCTTTGCTACAGAGATGTTCCCTGAAAAATG ACTTCAATCTCAAAACTGGGGTAACCATACCAGCTGGAGCAGTACTCGTTGTGCCTGTGCAGTTGGTACAGATGGATGATTCTAGTTGGGGCAAAGATGCTAGTGAATTCAATCCATATCGTTTTTTGTCAAAGTCTGGAAATGGATCTGATTTGTTGCTTAATACATCACCTACAG GGGTTGCTGAAGAACTTGTAAGTCCATGCAAAAGCAAGTTCGTCTTGAATGATCCCAATGACAATGTGGCATTTCTTCCCTTTGGTTCTGGTACACGTGCTTGTGTTGGTCAGAAATTTGTAATTCAAGGGGTTATGGCATTATTTGCGTCGTTGCTTGAACAATATGAG ATAAGGCTTCAGCCAGGATCTCAGTGTGATTTAAATCCATCGATGAACCTCGGTGTTTTTCAGCCTCCTCTTAGTCCAAAGATAGTTTTTGTAGGAAGGAACAGCtga
- the LOC115984306 gene encoding taurochenodeoxycholic 6 alpha-hydroxylase-like isoform X1: MKSCEPVTPTTTFLAFLRYSSSSENCNSQELLRDFATRELNAFLWISLIAITALLLRKVAKLFKLWAQARKIPGPPCSSFYGHSNLISRENLTDVLLVSHKKYGSVVKLWLGPTQLLVSVKDPALIKEMLIKAEDKLPLTGRAFHLAFGPSSLFASSFDKVQRRRESLATELNGRLIERASVIPTKVVDCIMGRIHKLMDKGSIDCKMVSQHMAFTLLGATLFGDAFLVWSEATVYEELLMMIAKDACFWASYAVTPVWKKGFWRYQRLCTKLKCLTQDIVQQCRRNYKLFCHGDGNLHNETANMGMESVSATPSCSCVERPDNFFSNELNGHLSAREEPCGNIMGVMFHGCLTTAGLIGNLLERLVTHPEIQDKIYSEIITARKGLIKQDQQCVDKMPLLLATVYESARLLPSGPLLQRCSLKNDFNLKTGVTIPAGAVLVVPVQLVQMDDSSWGKDASEFNPYRFLSKSGNGSDLLLNTSPTAGVAEELVSPCKSKFVLNDPNDNVAFLPFGSGTRACVGQKFVIQGVMALFASLLEQYEIRLQPGSQCDLNPSMNLGVFQPPLSPKIVFVGRNS; the protein is encoded by the exons ATGAAATCATGCGAACCAGTAACTCCAACCACCACTTTCCTCGCCTTTCTACGctactcttcttcttctgagAATTGCAATTCTCAGGAATTGCTAAGAGACTTTGCCACCCGGGAACTCAATGCTTTTCTCTGGATTTCACTCATCGCCATCACTGCTCTCCTCCTCAGAAAAGTCGCTAAGCTCTTCAAGCTCTGGGCTCAGGCTAGGAAAATCCCTGGTCCTCCTTGCTCTTCCTTTTACGGCCACTCCAACCTCATTTCCCGCGAAAATCTCACCG ATGTTTTATTGGTTTCACACAAGAAGTATGGATCAGTTGTCAAGCTGTGGTTGGGTCCTACCCAACTTTTGGTGTCAGTAAAGGATCCAGCACTTATCAAAGAGATGCTTATAAAGGCTGAGGATAAATTGCCTTTGACAGGGAGGGCATTCCATTTGGCATTTGGACCATCAAGCCTCTTTGCTTCATCTTTTGACAAG GTACAAAGGAGAAGGGAATCATTGGCGACGGAATTAAATGGGAGATTGATTGAGAGAGCTTCTGTGATTCCAACAAAGGTTGTGGACTGTATCATGGGCAGAATACACAAACTCATGGATAAAGGCAGTATTGATTGTAAAATGGTTTCTCAACATATGGCATTTACCTTACTGGGAGCTACACTCTTTGGAGATGCATTCTTGGTTTGGTCTGAGGCAACTGTTTATGAGGAGCTCCTCATGATGATTGCTAAAGATGCTTGCTTTTGGGCCTCATATGCTGTTACTCCAGTCTGGAAAAAGGGATTTTGGAGGTATCAGCGTTTGTGCACAAAGTTGAAATGCTTAACTCAAGACATTGTCCAACAGTGCCGAAGGAATTACAAGCTCTTTTGTCATGGGGATGGAAACCTTCATAATGAAACTGCAAACATGGGAATGGAATCTGTATCTGCCACACCATCTTGTTCTTGTGTTGAGAGGCCAGAtaactttttttcaaatgaGCTCAATGGTCATCTTAGTGCAAGAGAAGAACCATGTGGAAACATCATGGGGGTGATGTTCCATGGATGCTTAACTACAGCAGGTCTGATTGGTAATTTATTGGAGAGGCTTGTTACACATCCGGAAATACAGGATaag atttaCTCAGAGATTATTACTGCTAGGAAAGGGTTAATAAAACAAGACCAACAATGTGTTGATAAGATGCCTTTATTGTTAGCAACTGTTTACGAATCTGCCCGTCTTCTGCCATCTGGGCCTTTGCTACAGAGATGTTCCCTGAAAAATG ACTTCAATCTCAAAACTGGGGTAACCATACCAGCTGGAGCAGTACTCGTTGTGCCTGTGCAGTTGGTACAGATGGATGATTCTAGTTGGGGCAAAGATGCTAGTGAATTCAATCCATATCGTTTTTTGTCAAAGTCTGGAAATGGATCTGATTTGTTGCTTAATACATCACCTACAG CAGGGGTTGCTGAAGAACTTGTAAGTCCATGCAAAAGCAAGTTCGTCTTGAATGATCCCAATGACAATGTGGCATTTCTTCCCTTTGGTTCTGGTACACGTGCTTGTGTTGGTCAGAAATTTGTAATTCAAGGGGTTATGGCATTATTTGCGTCGTTGCTTGAACAATATGAG ATAAGGCTTCAGCCAGGATCTCAGTGTGATTTAAATCCATCGATGAACCTCGGTGTTTTTCAGCCTCCTCTTAGTCCAAAGATAGTTTTTGTAGGAAGGAACAGCtga